The Rhodohalobacter sp. SW132 genome has a segment encoding these proteins:
- a CDS encoding tyrosine-type recombinase/integrase — protein MKKNLKQICEPVDTGTEISFQMARHSFADLTRSKGWRINDISKALGHTNIRVTEQ, from the coding sequence ATCAAAAAAAACCTTAAACAAATTTGCGAACCTGTCGATACAGGGACTGAAATCTCCTTCCAAATGGCCAGACATTCGTTTGCCGATCTCACAAGATCAAAGGGCTGGAGAATTAACGATATATCCAAGGCTTTAGGTCATACAAACATCAGAGTTACCGAACAGTAA
- a CDS encoding serine/threonine-protein kinase, producing the protein MEKLDQWLKIETLIEQSLALPPEKRFGFLSRECGTDEGLRTEIESLLLHSDTADQFIRDISEKVVSPSFEELLEIQPAANKDDELQIIGQKVAHYNIIEKLGSGGMGVVYKAYDTKLNRTVSLKFLNPPFLQSEDDKQHLLLEAQAAAALSHPNICTIYQINEYDGQQFIVMEFIDGVTLREKLTPDDCTPKMQESNASELNIETAIDYSIQIAEALQKAHEKEIIHRDIKPENIMVDSKNRIKVTDFGLAKFIGPGNLTKDRHELGTLAYMSPEQIQKGSVDQRSDIFSLGVVLYEMLTGLHPFGCENKSDTIYSIVNKDPAALSEILPQKFAGLSTLVNRVLEKDPDNRYQSLHHLVKDLKCCAGTLPMLVEAPDTSQYSILLRTKVVSRTVILALVFFSGSWFLSPGYESAAGNLHNSIVVLELENLSPDPAHTYISDSIHEEIINRLAGISSITVFAHSSVTGYPPEERDLQQISEDLGVTTVMEGAVQRFGEKLRVSITLTDTESKTTVWSATYEDDIDSFYDIQGRIAREVAEALEVKLSSDEQNRLDEQLTESSVAYDFYIRALEYNSRPGPLRDHYLTTELLLKRSLEEDPEFAQAYALLAITYSNLYWFFGQTPERLQKIKEAAEQAHLLAPELPETHLALGLYYYWSDMDYNRPLTYFKSALQKFPNHPQLHLFMGLTYRRAGSWEKAEKHLKKALNLDPRNISPHLELSWLYIWTREYDKAETKVMRQIDRFPDMPLNMFKAYINYHRDGSFNEVKTWGEKRSKMLELEIYFYGIFNYYNRDWESALLVFESIEPEIAIDTDNSFIPRLYPIAKSLQLLGERVESLTYYKQIQVQLEELRDKYPNDPRYRTILGKVYARIGESENAIREGEKAIDLVPYAQNTYLGAWFALDLAEIYTLAGKHGKAIDQLEFLLSVPGFVSKNDLQLSPTWDPLREYPEFREIVENRIE; encoded by the coding sequence ATGGAAAAACTGGATCAATGGTTAAAAATTGAAACACTGATCGAGCAATCATTAGCCTTGCCACCTGAAAAACGTTTCGGTTTTCTTAGCCGTGAGTGCGGAACCGATGAGGGCCTTCGAACCGAAATTGAATCCCTACTTCTCCATAGTGACACAGCTGATCAATTCATCCGAGATATTTCCGAAAAAGTAGTTTCACCTTCATTTGAAGAACTATTGGAGATACAGCCTGCCGCTAATAAAGATGACGAACTTCAGATCATCGGGCAAAAAGTTGCACATTACAATATAATTGAAAAGCTGGGCAGCGGCGGCATGGGGGTCGTTTACAAAGCCTATGATACAAAACTGAATCGAACAGTGTCGCTGAAGTTCCTGAACCCCCCATTCTTGCAATCGGAGGATGACAAGCAGCACTTACTACTTGAAGCGCAGGCAGCCGCTGCTCTGAGCCATCCTAATATTTGTACAATCTACCAGATCAATGAATACGACGGACAGCAATTCATTGTCATGGAATTCATTGACGGGGTAACATTACGGGAAAAACTTACTCCCGATGACTGTACTCCCAAAATGCAGGAATCCAATGCTTCAGAACTGAATATTGAAACTGCAATCGACTATTCCATACAGATTGCTGAAGCCCTGCAGAAAGCACATGAAAAAGAGATCATCCACCGTGACATCAAACCTGAAAACATTATGGTGGATTCGAAAAATCGAATCAAAGTAACGGATTTCGGACTTGCAAAATTTATTGGGCCTGGGAATTTGACAAAGGACCGGCATGAACTCGGTACTCTAGCATATATGTCGCCGGAACAGATACAAAAAGGATCGGTTGATCAACGATCAGATATTTTTTCCTTAGGTGTTGTACTCTATGAGATGCTTACCGGTTTACACCCATTTGGATGTGAGAATAAATCAGATACAATCTATTCGATTGTGAACAAAGATCCGGCTGCTCTATCGGAAATTCTCCCGCAAAAATTTGCAGGATTGTCAACCCTGGTTAACAGGGTTCTGGAAAAAGATCCGGATAATCGTTATCAATCACTACATCATCTTGTTAAGGATTTAAAGTGCTGTGCCGGGACTTTACCCATGCTGGTTGAGGCACCTGATACCTCGCAATATTCAATTCTTTTACGCACCAAAGTGGTAAGCAGAACGGTTATTTTAGCACTGGTTTTTTTTTCAGGTTCCTGGTTTTTGTCTCCGGGATATGAATCTGCAGCCGGTAATCTGCATAATTCTATTGTAGTACTTGAGCTCGAAAATCTGAGTCCCGATCCTGCTCATACATATATTTCCGACAGTATTCACGAGGAGATTATCAACCGACTGGCGGGTATCAGTTCTATCACAGTTTTTGCACATAGCTCCGTGACCGGTTATCCGCCTGAGGAACGGGATTTGCAGCAGATAAGTGAAGATCTTGGAGTTACAACAGTGATGGAAGGCGCAGTTCAAAGATTTGGGGAAAAATTGCGTGTTTCGATTACATTAACCGATACAGAGAGCAAAACAACTGTTTGGTCTGCTACCTATGAAGATGACATTGATAGTTTTTATGATATTCAGGGTCGCATCGCACGTGAAGTTGCAGAAGCTCTTGAGGTAAAACTATCGTCCGATGAACAAAATCGCCTAGATGAGCAGTTGACCGAAAGTTCAGTGGCATATGATTTCTATATTCGTGCCCTTGAATATAACAGCCGGCCGGGGCCTCTGCGGGATCATTATCTTACCACAGAATTACTGCTCAAAAGATCTCTAGAAGAAGATCCGGAATTTGCCCAAGCTTATGCATTGCTTGCGATAACGTATTCAAATCTATACTGGTTTTTTGGTCAGACGCCTGAGCGATTACAAAAAATAAAGGAAGCAGCCGAACAGGCGCATCTACTGGCCCCGGAACTACCTGAAACTCACCTTGCACTTGGCCTGTATTATTACTGGTCGGATATGGATTATAATCGGCCTTTAACATATTTCAAATCGGCTCTGCAAAAATTCCCTAACCATCCTCAATTACATCTTTTTATGGGTTTAACGTACCGACGGGCAGGAAGCTGGGAGAAAGCGGAGAAACATTTGAAAAAAGCGCTTAATCTTGATCCGCGAAATATTAGCCCTCACCTGGAGCTGTCCTGGCTCTATATTTGGACCCGGGAATATGATAAAGCAGAAACGAAGGTCATGAGACAGATTGATCGGTTTCCGGATATGCCCCTCAATATGTTTAAAGCTTATATAAATTATCATAGGGATGGTTCTTTTAATGAGGTTAAAACCTGGGGAGAAAAGAGGTCGAAGATGTTGGAACTGGAAATCTATTTTTATGGCATTTTCAATTATTATAACCGGGATTGGGAAAGTGCATTGCTGGTCTTTGAAAGTATCGAACCGGAAATAGCCATTGATACTGATAATAGTTTTATACCCCGGCTTTATCCGATCGCCAAATCTCTTCAGTTACTGGGTGAAAGAGTGGAGTCTCTGACTTATTACAAACAGATCCAAGTACAGCTGGAAGAATTACGTGATAAGTATCCGAATGATCCACGCTATCGTACGATTTTAGGTAAAGTGTATGCTAGGATAGGTGAATCTGAAAATGCTATCCGGGAAGGAGAAAAAGCTATTGACCTGGTACCCTATGCTCAAAACACTTATCTGGGAGCATGGTTTGCATTAGATTTGGCTGAAATATATACATTAGCAGGTAAACACGGCAAGGCTATAGATCAACTTGAGTTTTTACTCTCAGTGCCCGGTTTTGTATCAAAAAACGATTTACAATTATCGCCAACATGGGATCCACTTCGGGAGTACCCGGAATTCCGGGAAATTGTGGAAAACAGAATTGAATAA
- a CDS encoding C2 family cysteine protease, whose product MKNKDNTGIVNPFALAELITSKKINWDKVENPKAILETVLQTPYQELFDPKFNSPLFAGLQLKRDFSLEKIAQDDIIIRKVGDGVETEAGNIDSIDNLIKFLEDNRDKGINIRDLVRDPSHNLKLEINLGSSIPRRLSNKEWPEHLSNLVLLKDKVSNKKKEWEPENILWEDPGNFFNKAADFFDPIQGAVANCYFIAALSSVAWTRPYLIAHKTRSTGTAQEEFTCMIKFHQIGSIGSKNQKTAEIEVSEKLPLNSSTNNFVYCRSFDPGEIWPGVYEKAFAKWITQNTTDKPDITASGWGNPVTAVQQLTNEKNVTNRLTKDHSATNLWSFIRANSVSRKTIHPMVASTYSSGDASPDKVTYSDSNLAASHAYSVLGWFYKNNKRYVVLRNPWGMTWDTDYTLSGSWLAKHVDWWKPIVFGARGVFAIEATTFKSYFRRIAVVKP is encoded by the coding sequence ATGAAAAATAAAGACAACACTGGTATTGTAAACCCTTTTGCTTTAGCAGAATTAATTACTAGTAAGAAAATTAATTGGGATAAAGTTGAAAATCCGAAAGCAATTTTGGAAACAGTCCTTCAGACCCCTTATCAGGAGTTATTTGATCCAAAATTTAACTCCCCTTTATTCGCTGGACTACAATTGAAAAGAGACTTTTCGCTTGAAAAGATTGCTCAAGATGATATTATAATAAGGAAAGTTGGGGACGGGGTTGAAACAGAAGCCGGAAATATTGATTCAATTGACAATTTAATTAAATTTCTCGAAGATAACCGTGATAAGGGAATCAACATTCGGGACTTAGTGAGGGATCCTTCACACAACCTTAAACTGGAAATAAATTTAGGTTCGAGCATACCGCGTAGGCTGTCTAATAAGGAATGGCCTGAGCATTTATCTAATCTAGTTTTATTAAAAGACAAAGTTAGTAATAAAAAGAAAGAATGGGAACCTGAGAATATTCTTTGGGAAGATCCGGGTAATTTCTTTAATAAAGCTGCTGATTTTTTTGATCCTATACAAGGGGCGGTAGCTAACTGTTATTTCATTGCTGCACTATCCAGTGTAGCCTGGACCAGACCTTATTTAATTGCTCACAAAACAAGATCCACCGGTACTGCCCAAGAAGAATTTACCTGTATGATAAAATTCCACCAAATAGGCAGCATAGGTTCCAAAAACCAAAAAACTGCTGAGATTGAGGTTAGTGAAAAATTACCATTAAATTCGTCAACTAATAATTTTGTTTATTGTCGATCCTTTGATCCCGGAGAAATATGGCCAGGGGTTTATGAAAAAGCATTTGCAAAATGGATTACCCAAAATACAACTGATAAACCTGATATTACAGCAAGTGGATGGGGAAATCCGGTAACTGCGGTTCAACAATTAACAAATGAAAAGAATGTTACAAATAGGCTTACAAAAGATCATTCAGCCACTAATCTATGGTCATTTATTAGAGCTAATTCAGTAAGTAGGAAAACCATACATCCAATGGTTGCAAGCACATACTCCAGTGGCGATGCATCTCCAGATAAGGTAACTTATTCAGATTCTAATCTGGCCGCTAGTCACGCATATTCAGTTTTGGGATGGTTTTATAAAAATAATAAACGTTACGTAGTACTAAGAAACCCTTGGGGAATGACTTGGGATACTGATTATACTTTAAGTGGTAGTTGGCTTGCTAAACATGTGGATTGGTGGAAACCTATTGTATTTGGAGCAAGAGGAGTGTTTGCTATTGAAGCAACAACTTTCAAAAGCTATTTCAGAAGAATTGCTGTAGTAAAACCATAA
- a CDS encoding sigma-70 family RNA polymerase sigma factor: MSQQETVTKLLRNYQAGNKEAVNELFELLYRELYNIADGQRVKWQQNNTLNTTALLHETYIKLVDQSHKSWESRAHFVATASRAMRHILINYARDRNRLKRGGDWKKVTLGQLEFSDATNELLSGTRIETIVLLDEALSKLDVIYPRQSRIIECRIFGGLSIKETAAALGISPITVTRSWKTARLWLCRELDSGMKS, translated from the coding sequence ATGTCCCAACAAGAGACTGTTACAAAACTACTTCGAAATTACCAGGCTGGTAATAAGGAAGCGGTCAATGAGCTCTTCGAGCTTCTTTACAGAGAACTGTATAATATTGCGGACGGGCAGCGAGTCAAGTGGCAGCAAAATAACACCCTTAACACAACTGCCCTCCTTCACGAAACGTACATCAAACTGGTCGATCAGTCACACAAAAGCTGGGAATCAAGAGCACATTTTGTAGCGACAGCGTCCAGGGCGATGCGTCATATCCTTATAAATTATGCCCGGGACCGTAACCGATTAAAACGCGGCGGTGACTGGAAAAAAGTTACATTGGGGCAGTTAGAGTTCTCTGATGCTACTAATGAGCTTTTATCGGGCACGCGAATTGAAACCATTGTCTTACTTGATGAAGCTTTATCGAAACTTGACGTTATATACCCAAGGCAAAGCCGGATTATTGAATGCCGGATTTTTGGAGGTTTGTCAATCAAGGAGACTGCTGCGGCTCTCGGGATCTCACCCATTACGGTGACGCGGAGCTGGAAGACGGCCCGGCTTTGGTTGTGCCGTGAACTGGATTCAGGAATGAAATCCTGA